The Longimicrobium sp. region GGGCTTCCTGGCCGCGTCGATGGGGCTGTACCAGCGCTTGAGCGCACGCGAGGTGCTGCGCTACTTCGCCGCGCTGAACGGCATCATGGGCGACGATGCCGAGCGGCGGGTGGAGGAGATGGTCGGCGCGTTCGACCTGGGCGCGTTCGCGGACCGGCTCTGCGGCAAGCTGTCGACCGGGCAGCGGCAGCGCGTGTCCATCGCCCGCGCGGTGGTGCACGATCCCCCCGCGCTGGTGCTGGACGAGCCCACGCTGGGGCTGGACGTGCTCAGCAGCGAGGCCATCTTCCGCTTCATCTCCGACGCCCGCTCGCGCGGCCGCGCCGTCATCTTCTCCACCCACCAGATGAGCGAGGTGGAGCTGCTGGCCGACCGGGTGGGGATCATCGCCGGGGGGCGGCTGGT contains the following coding sequences:
- a CDS encoding ABC transporter ATP-binding protein, which produces MIEFDRLSKSYGDLAAVRDVSLAVRGGEVYALLGANGAGKTTALRCLATLLSPTSGTARIDGFDAVAQPLEVRRRLGFLAASMGLYQRLSAREVLRYFAALNGIMGDDAERRVEEMVGAFDLGAFADRLCGKLSTGQRQRVSIARAVVHDPPALVLDEPTLGLDVLSSEAIFRFISDARSRGRAVIFSTHQMSEVELLADRVGIIAGGRLVAEGTADEIVAGAGEQNLARAFLRIVREAA